Within the Serratia sp. UGAL515B_01 genome, the region CCCACTAAACGCACACGTGATAGAAACGCCGAATCCTGATAAATCTGCGTCACCAACCTTTCAGGTGAGCCGGTGATCAGCCATACCTGCGTATCTTTTGCATCAAGATACTGGCGCAATCGCATCTGTACCACAGGAAATGCGGTCACTTTGTTGCGGAAATGAGTCACAAATTGCGATTCAAGCGCTTTCAGCTTGCTCTCCGAACGGCCAAAAGTCATAGACCATAGCAGCAAACTCATCGGCCAGCGCGTTGCTCTTCCGCCAAGCAACATGCCTAAACCAACAACCGGCAGTAACGGCACAACCAACAGCAGATTTAATGGTAAATGACAAATCAAATAAAGTAGGAAGCGGCCAAACATGTCTTCCTGATGCAAGGTGCC harbors:
- the yfhb gene encoding phosphatidylglycerophosphatase C yields the protein MTDKPNQEAEHGCRVVFFDLDGTLHQEDMFGRFLLYLICHLPLNLLLVVPLLPVVGLGMLLGGRATRWPMSLLLWSMTFGRSESKLKALESQFVTHFRNKVTAFPVVQMRLRQYLDAKDTQVWLITGSPERLVTQIYQDSAFLSRVRLVGSQMARRNGGWVLPMRCLGVQKVVQLEQRLGAPLKLFSGYSDSKQDNPLLYCCEHRWRVSKEGELHQLE